Proteins from a single region of Lysinibacillus sp. JNUCC-52:
- a CDS encoding DNA polymerase I translates to MKLNISTWLQNLGIACSIASLFTLFFRISDFAWVTKSVYYIPLFFVVLFLLGLVIADDVRKAFKKIFWYEKRQEKRAIWQVGIGFIFFLAQIGMVMVFSTELTHIKLGGMPIFFVFAFMNAFIMTVIYEELFNRKERTKNVSQ, encoded by the coding sequence TTGAAATTAAATATTAGCACTTGGCTCCAAAATTTAGGAATTGCTTGTAGTATTGCATCGCTTTTTACACTTTTCTTCCGTATATCTGATTTTGCATGGGTGACGAAAAGTGTTTATTATATACCGTTATTTTTTGTAGTTTTATTTTTATTAGGATTAGTCATTGCAGACGATGTGCGAAAAGCTTTTAAAAAAATATTTTGGTACGAGAAACGCCAAGAGAAACGCGCAATTTGGCAAGTTGGAATTGGTTTTATTTTCTTTTTAGCACAAATCGGTATGGTTATGGTATTTAGTACAGAGCTAACACATATAAAACTAGGTGGAATGCCTATATTTTTCGTATTTGCTTTTATGAATGCCTTCATTATGACGGTTATTTATGAGGAACTCTTCAATCGAAAAGAAAGAACTAAAAACGTAAGTCAATAA